DNA from Paraburkholderia sp. ZP32-5:
CAGGGGGTCGGCCTGTCGCTCGATCAGGCGCTGCAGGTCGTCGTCAACGATTTTCGCGGGATGCTGCCGGTGCTCGCGAGCGAGCTCGAAATCGCGCAGCGCCAGTTCGCGACCGGCCGCACGCGCGAGCAATCGCTGAGCCGCCTCGCGACCAGCTATGACAACGAGGACCTGCGCGCGGTCGTGCGCCTGCTGGTGCAGGTGGACCGTTACGGCGGCGCGGTGCAGGAGCCGCTCAAGCAGTTCGGCGACCGCTTGCGCGAGACGCGCCGCGCGGTGCTGCGCGAGCGCATCGGCCGTCTCACCGTGAAGATGACCGGCGTGATGATCCTCACGCTGTTGCCCGCGCTGATGATCGTCACGGCCGGGCCGGGCGTGCTGGCGGTCCAGCATTCGCTTCGTGCAGCGAAGCACTGAGGATTTGCGATGACTGACCCAATGATTGACCATTTCTATTCCGCTTGCCGTCGACATCACATGCGCGCCGTGATCACGGCAATGGCGCTGGCCACACTGACACTGCTCGGCGCGTGCGCATCGAGGACGCCGCTCGGCTACGGTGTCGGCGCGCAAGCCGAACGCGCGCTGATGGCCCAGCAGACCAACAAGGATCCCGCGCCGGACACGCCGGGCATGTATCTCGGGCTGATCGACCAGATGCAGTCGCAGGGGCTGTACTTTGCGTCGCTCGCGCATATCGACGCGTATGAAAAGCAGTACGGCGTGAGTCCGGATTCGATACTGCTGCGCGCCGACGCGCTGCGTATGACCGCGCAGCCGGACGCTGCCGCGAGCGCGTACGGGCAGTTGCTGAAGACGTCGCTCGCGGCGCGCGGCTATCGCGGTCTTGGCCTGATCGCGGGGGCGGCGGGCGACTTTGCGCGCGCCGCCGGGGAACTGCAGCAGGCGGTGCAACTTGCGCCGACCGATGCGGCGATGCTGTCGGACCTCGGCTATGCGCGGCTGCGCGATGGCGATATCGACGGCGCGCGCGTGCCGTTGATGAAGGCC
Protein-coding regions in this window:
- a CDS encoding tetratricopeptide repeat protein, which produces MRAVITAMALATLTLLGACASRTPLGYGVGAQAERALMAQQTNKDPAPDTPGMYLGLIDQMQSQGLYFASLAHIDAYEKQYGVSPDSILLRADALRMTAQPDAAASAYGQLLKTSLAARGYRGLGLIAGAAGDFARAAGELQQAVQLAPTDAAMLSDLGYARLRDGDIDGARVPLMKAAELDQKNPKIVANVVLYLFANGSDAQALAVMNQQQLAPDVRAAIRGDLAKVAAAQRVHVSAGRVSGAGSQAQGKEAGAVHGGQQTQQTQQQAPAPQAPAQLAQQPEQQQGHVQLAQQPVQQQPAVDARTVASVGGEPVPRMLQRFAQ